The Camelina sativa cultivar DH55 chromosome 16, Cs, whole genome shotgun sequence sequence ATCTTTATTAgggttttattaatttttatcatcactctctctctctctctctgtcctaaaatcacaaaaaaaaaaggagcgatttttattttttttaggggAATGAGAATTTTCTCTCTGATTTGATTATCATCAATCTCAcatttttcatcatcatctcatctgggttttggttttttttttgaggatgCCAGCGACGGAATACCAAAGATCATTCGGGAGGTCATTACTGAATCTACGGCGAGACTCGGCTGTGAGCTCTGTTGACTCGGCGGCGTCAAGTAAAGTAACAGGCGAGTTGACTGGGATGGAGGCGGAGTTGGATTCTTTCCAGAGAAAAGTCGCTGAGAGGTTTATCAATCTCAATGCCTCTGGTTGTGAAGATCTCTTGTCTCTCGAATGGGTTGGCAAGCTTCTTGATTCGTTTCTCTCTTGTCAAGAAGAGTTTCGTGTCATCCTCATCAACCACCGCTCTTTGATCACTAAACCACCCATGGATCGATTGATCGCTGATTACTTCGAGAGAAGCGTGAAGGCTCTCGATGTATGTAACGCGATCCGTGACGGTGTTGAACAGATCCGCCAATGGCAGAAGCTGATCGAGATCGTAATCTGCGCTTTTAACAACACCGGTGGTGGAAGTGGAACCAGCCAGAGACCTCTCGGTGAAGGTCAGTTTCGTCGTGCGAGGAAGACTTTGATTGAGTTAGCTATCGGTATGCTTGATGAGAAAGATTCGTCTTCGAGCTCTGTTTCGTCTCAGCATCGTAACCGTTCGTTTGGGAGGAACAAGGAACATCTTCACCACAAAACAATCGGGCATTTCAGATCGCTTTCTTGGAGTGTTTCGAGATCATGGTCAGCTTCAAAGCAATTGCAAGCTATTGGGAACAATCTAGCTACTCCTCGAGCTAGTGACATTACCGCAACTAATGGTCTCGTTGTTCCTGTTTATACAATGACTTCGATATTGCTGTTTGTGATGTGGGCGCTTGTGGCGGCGATTCCTTGTCAAGACAGAGGCTTGCAAGTGCATTTCAATGTTCCTAGGAACTACCCGTGGGGAGGGTCTTTGATGTCGTTGCACGATAGGATCATTGAGGaatcgaagaagagagagaggaagaacaCTTGTGGGTTGTTGAAAGAGATACATCAGTTTGAGAGGAGCTCAAGGTTGATGAATGATTTGGTTGATTCTGTTCAGTTTCCTTTGTCTGATGAGAAAGAGATGGAAGTGAGAGAGAGGGTTGAGGAATTGGGGAAGCTTCAAGAAGCTTTGAAGAATGGTTTGGATCCGTTTGAAAAGAAAGTGAGGGAAGTGTTTCATCGGATTGTAAGGAGCAGAACAGAAGGTCTTGATTCTGTCGGAAAGCATCACGGTTCTGAAtgatgttttagtgaaaaattTATGGAAAGGGGTCTTTGTACAAGTATAAAATCTGGACAAATTCAAGTATGTTTATCAATTGTGGAATTGATGATTGTCTGAATGTTTCATAGAGAGAAACTTCCTTTTTGACAATCTTTTGCCATGTAAAGTTTTCTTGCCAAAGATTGttaatttatatgtattttggtTCCATTTCAAAAGGATCGGAAAATATAATCCAATTAAGAAGTTCGctttttattgcataatatgtTGCCTCTTTCGGTTATAAACTGAAGAGAAGATAGAATAGTAAAAATTCTTCGAACATTTATTATACAAGTAGAAACACAATCACAAAGGATTGTGAACTaaagataatatatacaaaCTGTACATGCTTTAATATTCTGAAAAAGGTCAtacttaataattt is a genomic window containing:
- the LOC104751313 gene encoding uncharacterized protein LOC104751313; amino-acid sequence: MPATEYQRSFGRSLLNLRRDSAVSSVDSAASSKVTGELTGMEAELDSFQRKVAERFINLNASGCEDLLSLEWVGKLLDSFLSCQEEFRVILINHRSLITKPPMDRLIADYFERSVKALDVCNAIRDGVEQIRQWQKLIEIVICAFNNTGGGSGTSQRPLGEGQFRRARKTLIELAIGMLDEKDSSSSSVSSQHRNRSFGRNKEHLHHKTIGHFRSLSWSVSRSWSASKQLQAIGNNLATPRASDITATNGLVVPVYTMTSILLFVMWALVAAIPCQDRGLQVHFNVPRNYPWGGSLMSLHDRIIEESKKRERKNTCGLLKEIHQFERSSRLMNDLVDSVQFPLSDEKEMEVRERVEELGKLQEALKNGLDPFEKKVREVFHRIVRSRTEGLDSVGKHHGSE